The genomic segment AGTGCAGATAAAAACAGCGACAGCAAAGTAAGTCTTATGGAGCTTGGGGAGTATTCAAAGCAGAAGGCGGTGGATATTTCAAAGTCAATCGGACATCCTCAGACACCGCTGATTATCAATTTCGGGAAGGATAATCCTGTTTACAATCTGAGATGAAAAGCCGATGTGCCTAATGCATTGTTTTTAAAAGTATAAATCTATGATAATATATAACTACGGCAAACAGATTGATACGGAAGGGGGATAAGGATGATAAAAGAAAATCTTTTAAAACGTATTACTATTAACCCAAAAGTGATGGTGGGCAAGCCAACCATTAGAGGTCTGAGGATTACTGTTGAGCAGATATTAAAGGCGCTTGCAGGTGGAGTAACGGCAGAAGAACTGCTTGAGGATTATCCTGAACTTGAAAAAGAAGACATTCAGGCAGCCCTTATATATTAACAGAATAATTGCAGTGCGAATTTTATATAATTTCAGGGAAAGCGATTAAGAATTAAAAGTTGAACAGTTTCTAAAATTGGAGTGTGAGATGAAAATATTCAAACAAATAACCCTGCCGAGAATCTTGATTATTTTTGTAATCCTATTTCTTGCATCATGTGCAACCACTCCTCAAATCCCTGAGATTAGATTGAAACCAGGCGAATTCGGAATGCAGATCAATCGGCCATCGCCCATTATTTCATCCATCGCGTATTCTCCCAAAGACAGACATGTTGCCATTGGCAAGGTTAACGGAGAACTCATTGTTTGGGACATATATGAGGGCAGGAAGCTCTGGAGTGTTGAAGCATCAGAGAAAACAGATAAGAGAAGAGTCGTAGTGTCAGTGTTTTTTACCCCTGATGGAAGTCATATTATCTCTGCAAGCGAAAGTGGCGCAGTAAAAATCTGGAATGTTGAGAGTGGCGGGCTTATCAGGACAGTCAGGGGAGTTAAACATAATGAATTCCTCAACGCGGTAGCAATCACTCCGGACGGCGGGCGTATACTTGCAGGTGGTGGAGAGGATGACATGTGGTTCAGTGGTGTCCTGCGGCTTTTGGACGTCGAAAGCGGCAGGGTAATCAGGGAATTCCAGATTCCCAAAACTCGCGCCTTCGCGGGGGTTTCTACATCGGTGCAAAGTGTTGCCATCTCTCCTGATGGTAAACTTGCGCTTGCAGCCTATCAAAGCAGTATCAAACTCTGGGACATGGAAATGGGAAGGGAGTTGAAAAAATTTGAGTACAAGAAAAGCACCTTTTTTGTTCCTATTGTCTCTCGTGTTGCCTTCCTGCCTGATGGAAAACATTTCATCTCGGGGGGCGGTGAAAGGCCCGGCTACAGCGCTATCAGGCTCTGGGACATAGAAACAGGCGAGACGATTCAGAAGCTCGGCGGTTCATTGCCACGCAAGCCGAACCTGTCTCCTGACGGAAAACACGTATTATACGGCTCAGGTTATGAAGGAATCATGGAGCTTGCGGATATGAAAACAGGACAAACAGTAAAAAAGTTTAAAGGAAAACTTTCTTTTAGGGCTTTTTTTGCTGATGAGGGGAAGTTTTCGACAGACGGCAAGCGGATGGTCTCTTTCAGCAAGGACGCCGCAATAAGGATATGGGATGTGGAGTCAGGAGAGGAACTCATAGTTATGGCAGCGTTTGAAGATGGTGAATGGCTGGCAATCACCACCGAGGGCTATTATAATGCATCTGCCAATGGCCATAAGTATCTGAATGTTATGATGGGAGAAAGCGTGTATACGGCTGAGGCGTTCTACGACGTCTTCTACCGTCCTGATATAGTTGCAGCAAAACTCAGAGGAGAAGACATAAAAGACCTAATCACAATCACCATGAAGGATGCAATCAAAAGCCCTCCGCCTCTTGTAGAGATAAGCCCAGTTGTTTCAACTCCAGCATCTCCAAAAGCAAAAGTCTGCTACAACGTAAAAAGCACAGGAGGAGGAATTGGAGAAATAAGGCTGTTCCATAACGGAAAGTTAATTGAATCAGACGGATACTACAAAGAAGCAGCTAAAGC from the Nitrospirota bacterium genome contains:
- a CDS encoding DUF433 domain-containing protein, with the translated sequence MIKENLLKRITINPKVMVGKPTIRGLRITVEQILKALAGGVTAEELLEDYPELEKEDIQAALIY
- a CDS encoding caspase family protein, with translation MKIFKQITLPRILIIFVILFLASCATTPQIPEIRLKPGEFGMQINRPSPIISSIAYSPKDRHVAIGKVNGELIVWDIYEGRKLWSVEASEKTDKRRVVVSVFFTPDGSHIISASESGAVKIWNVESGGLIRTVRGVKHNEFLNAVAITPDGGRILAGGGEDDMWFSGVLRLLDVESGRVIREFQIPKTRAFAGVSTSVQSVAISPDGKLALAAYQSSIKLWDMEMGRELKKFEYKKSTFFVPIVSRVAFLPDGKHFISGGGERPGYSAIRLWDIETGETIQKLGGSLPRKPNLSPDGKHVLYGSGYEGIMELADMKTGQTVKKFKGKLSFRAFFADEGKFSTDGKRMVSFSKDAAIRIWDVESGEELIVMAAFEDGEWLAITTEGYYNASANGHKYLNVMMGESVYTAEAFYDVFYRPDIVAAKLRGEDIKDLITITMKDAIKSPPPLVEISPVVSTPASPKAKVCYNVKSTGGGIGEIRLFHNGKLIESDGYYKEAAKAVTEKTQLAKLDSKTIYEDMRSVKIKEKTDISPVTTKTKGDAFNDCKEIDAISGENEISITAFNKDNTVQSYMKTAKFTSSIKQEEPHLYILLIGIDQYKDNTINLKYAAKDSKDIKERLLKQAETLYKPQNIYYELLTDSNATKANITSKINELSKVIKPNDSFILFVASHGVLLQNQYYMVTHEYDGKVSDTNLISSNEIVEMSKKIKSLSQLFIFDTCHAGGVDYIVSGLYDARMSVLAKKMGLHIYASANSKEAAIDGYRRNGLFTYTLLDGLNNKKEADKNKDNKISIVELGEYSKQTTTEISKKIGHAQTPLIINFGKDNSVYNLK